The Arachis duranensis cultivar V14167 chromosome 2, aradu.V14167.gnm2.J7QH, whole genome shotgun sequence genome has a window encoding:
- the LOC107474320 gene encoding uncharacterized protein LOC107474320 → MRFSIGTTTSDQDETEQFGECLLKVCYGLICDNMDGESEICLLEDIVISSSDQVFDELAHFSHPNILDNMSLKDFFKARTILAPTLDIVEEVNNHLMAIIPREKKLYLSLDSICMDEGNMESQLDLCGLELLNNINCSGLPPHKLIFKVGVLVMFLRNIDQSNGLCNGTRLEVRKFGNHVIECEVLTGNNVGHIALIPRMNMVPTNETVPVRFQRRQFPIIVSFAMTINKSQGQTLSHVELYLSKPVFTHG, encoded by the coding sequence atgagATTCTCTATAGGGACGACTACTTCAGATCAAGATGAGACAGAACAATTTGGTGAGTGCTTATTGAAAGTTTGTTATGGTCTAATATGTGACAATATGGATGGTGAATCTGAGATATGTCTTCTAGAAGATATTGTTATTTCTTCTTCAGACCAGGTATTTGATGAGTTGGCTCATTTTTCTCATCCAAATATTTTGGATAACATGTCCTTAAAGGATTTTTTCAAAGCAAGAACTATACTAGCTCCCACGCTGGACATCGTTGAAGAAGTCAACAACCATCTTATGGCTATCATTcctagagaaaaaaaattatatcttagtTTGGATTCAATTTGTATGGATGAAGGAAATATGGAGAGTCAACTAGATCTCTGTGGTCTTGAATTACTGAATAACATAAATTGCTCTGGTTTGCCTCcacataaattaatattcaaGGTTGGTGTTCTGGTGATGTTTTTGAGGAATATTGACCAATCCAATGGTCTTTGTAATGGTACAAGGCTAGAAGTTAGGAAATTTGGAAATCATGTCATAGAATGTGAAGTTTTAACGGGTAACAATGTTGGTCATATTGCTTTGATTCCAAGAATGAATATGGTACCAACAAATGAAACCGTCCCAGTTAGATTCCAACGAAGACAATTTCCCATAATAGTATCATTTGCCATGACAATTAATAAGTCTCAGGGACAAACTTTATCTCATGTTGAATTGTACTTGTCCAAACCAGTTTTTACACATGGCTAA
- the LOC107474315 gene encoding uncharacterized protein LOC107474315 yields MVMRNPVVDPQDQRKTSNMEDSSAMTIEFLRARLLSERSISRSARQRAEELAEKVIELEEELRKITLQRKMAEKATADVLAILENQGIGDISGEFDLGSEGSDHDITCDSSVSNGYANAAERSTSSKVRRHASEELSGSNVDPSPSPGRSLSWKGRLDPCCSLEKYKTSHVRRRNSLSSSSSSARHLAKSCRRIKHKETSSENEVASSSEGFPNDSNGEPCVRLRMESKTQEEDESDLMLAINKNHDLDGCEREDMEKALEHRAQLIDQYEAMEKAQREWEDKFRENNTSTPDSFDMGNHSDITEERDERKAQIPCSANETTSCIQPDKSENISVYAPEKTINAERRDDMPKSFDDTGYNNQSSKTVSTSGMIQESSHSLLKAIHNHSQENQHSQTSDSHNQGPSKHEFPNFKPTDSSATDVYQGLPLKDSQMNKNGLSEWGVHKKFHEFSVLESLKHAKLSLQEEISKLPLVKSGNPGKDINSLATISRDEDNRYDIPVGVAGLFRVPADISYGAMAGYSAHDSTARLKLHRGRGISGTWGGQLGADSYQSAMFSANNQSLATQFSETFSTTPSVPLGNHVFRTHPISASYQIATRQMSFDEGPSKPHSSSIVDVPPAYDFSFHGDHLR; encoded by the exons ATGGTGATGCGAAATCCTGTGGTCGATCCACAAGATCAGAG GAAAACTTCCAACATGGAGGATTCCTCTGCAATGACTATTGAATTCTTGCGGGCTAGGTTGCTTTCTGAAAGATCCATATCAAGAAGTGCTAGGCAGAGAGCTGAGGAACTGGCAGAAAAG GTTATTGAATTAGAGGAAGAGCTGAGGAAAATCACTCTGCAAAGGAAGATGGCTGAGAAGGCGACAGCAGATGTTCTTGCAATTCTGGAGAATCAAGGGATTGGTGATATATCTGGAGAATTTGATTTGGGATCAGAAGGGTCAGACCATGATATTACTTGTGATTCCAGTGTAAGTAATGGTTATGCAAATGCTGCCGAGAGGTCTACGAGCTCAAAAGTGAGAAGACATGCTTCAGAAGAGCTTTCTGGTTCAAATGTGGATCCATCTCCATCACCCGGTAGAAGCTTGTCCTGGAAAGGGCGTCTGGATCCTTGCTGTTCCCTTGAAAAGTACAAGACTTCTCATGTGAGAAGACGAAACAGTTTATCATCAAGCAGCTCTTCTGCAAGGCATCTAGCAAAGTCATGTCGCCggataaaacataaagaaactAG CTCAGAGAATGAAGTTGCATCTTCTTCTGAAGGTTTTCCTAATGACTCCAATGGTGAGCCTTGTGTCCGTCTGAGAATGGAATCTAAAActcaggaagaggatgaatCAGACTTGATGCTAGCTATAAACAAAAATCATGATCTTGATGGATGTGAAAGGGAGGACATGGAAAAGGCTCTTGAACACCGGGCCCAACTTATTGACCAGTATGAAGCAATGGAGAAGGCtcagagagaatgggaagataAATTTAGAGAGAATAACACTAGTACACCT GATTCTTTTGATATGGGGAATCATTCTGACATCACTGAGGAACGAGATGAGAGAAAGGCTCAAATTCCATGCTCTGCAAATGAGACCACCTCGTGTATACAACCAGATAAATCAGAAAACATAAGTGTTTATGCACCTGAAAAAACGATCAATGCTGAGCGCAGAGATGATATGCCAAAATCCTTTGATGATACAGGTTataacaatcaaagtagcaaaaCTGTCAGCACTTCTGGCATGATTCAAGAAAGTTCACATTCTCTGTTGAAGGCGATCCATAACCATAGCCAAGAAAACCAACATTCTCAAACTTCAGATAGTCATAATCAAGGTCCAAGTAAGCATGAATTCCCCAACTTCAAGCCGACAGATTCGTCAGCAACTGATGTTTATCAAGGTCTGCCCCTAAAAGATAGCCAAATGAACAAAAACGGCCTCTCTGAATGGGGTGTTCATAAGAAATTTCATGAATTTAGTGTACTGGAATCACTTAAACATGCTAAGCTCTCCTTACAAGAAGAGATCAGTAAGCTGCCTCTTGTGAAGAGTGGCAACCCTGGTAAAGACATTAATTCTTTGGCGACTATCAGTAGAGATGAGGATAATCGATATGACATCCCTGTTGGAGTTGCTGGTCTGTTCCGAGTACCAGCTGATATATCTTATGGAGCTATGGCTGGATACAGTGCTCATGATTCAACTGCCAGATTAAAGTTACATCGTGGGAGAGGCATTTCTGGAACTTGGGGTGGTCAACTTGGTGCAGATTCGTACCAAAGCGCAATGTTCTCTGCAAACAATCAATCACTTGCCACCCAATTCAGTGAAACATTCTCTACCACCCCTTCTGTTCCTTTAGGTAATCATGTGTTCCGTACGCATCCCATTTCTGCATCTTATCAAATTGCAACTCGACAGATGTCATTTGATGAAGGGCCTTCAAAACCCCATTCAAGTAGCATAGTTGATGTTCCTCCTGCATATGATTTCTCATTTCATGGTGATCATCTGAGATAA